Proteins encoded together in one Carassius auratus strain Wakin chromosome 32, ASM336829v1, whole genome shotgun sequence window:
- the LOC113052337 gene encoding fin bud initiation factor: MMASPLFLLIACLVSSRVGGTFFPGPLYPEMSNGTFHHYFVPDGNYEENDDPEQCQMLFKMMDNRKCTLDEDQDSVIRDDFIIIKRHIEDAARVLEGVGKSISFDLDGEDSYGKYLRRETTQIGEAFSNSEKSLLELEVKFKQSQENELKEEHKISDDFLNMIVHTRDALKETLDISLGLKDKHELLSLIIRSHGTRLSRLKNEYMKL; encoded by the coding sequence ATGATGGCTTCCCCTCTGTTCCTACTGATAGCCTGTCTGGTCTCGTCTCGTGTCGGAGGGACTTTCTTTCCGGGACCCCTGTACCCGGAGATGTCCAACGGCACCTTTCATCATTATTTCGTGCCGGACGGCAACTACGAAGAAAACGACGATCCCGAGCAATGTCAGATGCTGTTCAAAATGATGGACAATCGCAAGTGCACCTTGGACGAGGACCAGGACTCGGTGATCCGGGACGATTTTATCATCATCAAGAGGCACATCGAGGACGCGGCGCGGGTGCTGGAGGGCGTCGGGAAGAGCATCTCCTTCGACCTGGACGGAGAGGACAGCTACGGGAAATACCTGAGACGGGAGACGACCCAGATCGGCGAGGCGTTTTCTAACTCCGAGAAGTCTCTTCTGGAGCTGGAGGTGAAATTCAAACAGAGCCAGGAAAACGAGCTGAAAGAGGAGCACAAGATCAGCGACGACTTCCTCAACATGATCGTGCACACGCGCGACGCGCTGAAAGAGACGCTGGACATCTCGCTGGGACTGAAGGACAAGCACGAGCTGCTGTCGCTCATCATCCGGAGTCACGGGACCCGGCTGAGCCGCCTGAAGAACGAGTACATGAAGCTGTAG